In the Cydia fagiglandana chromosome 14, ilCydFagi1.1, whole genome shotgun sequence genome, one interval contains:
- the LOC134670635 gene encoding uncharacterized protein LOC134670635 isoform X3, with protein sequence MMLYVTNITEEAVKRPPRRRYISARIKRHHAGISQSSCSDGSLLSVGSSEMDEDSSSYHHDHSNRSDHSDYNLSEPALGVAPLSHSAAKHKMAVRPRRTHGAPRRKKTNPIAASALPITPELNEEMIRSTTPEVTHKTSEVVTESFSSSTTTKHHMIVNAQHQQLNRELTRVLETPADTRLKSSSLPPGLALSQMIGHSPAKLSIAEQNTPRSSIKRSKSSSQGQNLRDDNVTTSETQISYSQERVTKYRSDNKYAEESCHEKKSKSEKKIENEVIRSSKKEESFFSRLLLRKSGKKSKKDQPDGEGETKKSKTEKSTAQYKAMDTERSGFVYVDHGQGHKPVPAERTHKSAGQKVFANQMHKRMDNKGAYVQEGVYKDVYSAAKVPGVEYNITDLKIAEETDKMLNQEMKARMSRRDDFNEKMERSKRTSSKETVEDKRESFSLNHDKSKRPASVQRLVDPFSSKAFINNELSNIAQEENLSPTLEISDEEPPIRAHRMKSVHSDYMFHSGSMPKNIPYFNHSVVMSASVSPPKNILHQSSENVKHIHRSSDHVCELRDKHEKREKAHRASKTEEAYVNSGLRSLGDEYVETRSSIGKSHSFRYASESPSISSQESQMPSLPAIVGISEPLLESWEVNYRRNVSERHDHTKRVSARNYSILHGTAEANYDSLPSTDSSYMDSLKTDMHDDKKLFSSSIQIGMDSHKRDSDISQIEAKIDDIISSPKPIMAPILKSSSLDSVKSSPEKQVEDRRKTISVESALSQGGRISNNMIQKEKQEAENYISVTMINKENTPIQIKTDAPKMKKSDEKLQQSGTTKPGVPEFLNIQLNRVDAKPTTNVVLTANVTPKKIDSPQVEKEFETFEVIESKSQRNSVVSKVESVSENTQIELKSSPIVVKKATSQPPLTPQSPSTPKAFFKRKSTSVEMQDRPEKPRTNSLSTDGSTEKIYDNISMDRKSHSSFGSKSSIQSTDSNDIRTPDRNEETVVYRKKPVILSKELRTSERRNDDEPELMKVFARRSLKLKDCEAETLAQEIAEGLKEDHDNANRSKLLKNEFNASIKSRDSDKENDDTSSKTNEENRMVDIAARVSQFGVPHYQRSVSINSVSNPKRESAPVYKSEANKYKKEVSDSTPEKRLRNRTFPDPSNDREDIKNITKSEAMAYKADTLTKRPWQRKDDDKRHLSVEKEKRESAVIEKEGDEGEKEKEVVGGGVGVGGGEADASPQFKGILQMRAEWERRAKQGMTK encoded by the exons ATGATGTTGTACGTGACGAACATCACCGAGGAGGCCGTGAAGAGGCCGCCGCGCAGGAGGTACATCAGTGCCAGAATAAAG CGGCACCATGCGGGCATATCGCAGTCATCCTGCAGCGACGGCTCGCTCCTCAGCGTGGGCTCCTCCGAGATGGACGAGGACTCCAGCTCCTACCACCACGACCACTCCAACAGGAGCGACCACTCGGACTACA ACTTGTCGGAGCCGGCGTTGGGCGTCGCGCCGCTGTCTCACTCGGCCGCCAAACACAAGATGGCGGTTCGACCGCGGCGGACACACGGCGCGCCCAGGCGGAAGAAAACTAATCCT ATAGCCGCATCAGCCTTGCCAATCACGCCCGAACTGAACGAAGAAATGATACGAAGCACTACTCCTGAAGTCACCCATAAAACCTCAGAAGTTGTTACTG AATCATTCTCTTCATCGACCACTACGAAACATCACATGATCGTGAACGCACAACATCAGCAGTTGAACCGCGAGCTCACGCGAGTGCTCGAAACTCCGGCCGACACGCGCCTCAAATCCTCCTCACTACCCCCTGGTCTGGCCTTAAGCCAGATGATCGGACACTCCCCCGCAAAACTCTCCATTGCCGAACAAAATACCCCTAGATCTTCGATCAAAAGGTCAAAGTCCAGCTCACAAGGACAAAACCTCAGAGACGACAATGTAACCACTAGTGAGACCCAGATCAGTTACTCTCAGGAACGCGTCACGAAATACAGGTCTGATAATAAGTATGCCGAAGAATCTTGCCATGAAAAGAAGTCTAAATCGGAAAAGAAAATAGAGAACGAAGTGATCAGGTCGTCGAAGAAGGAGGAGTCGTTCTTCAGTCGGCTACTTTTAAGAAAGAGTGGGAAGAAGTCGAAGAAAGATCAGCCAGATGGCGAAGGAGAGACTAAGAAATCTAAAACTGAAAAGTCCACGGCGCAGTATAAAGCTATGGATACAGAGAGAAGCGGATTTGTTTATGTTGATCATGGACAAGGGCACAAACCGGTGCCCGCTGAGAGAACCCACAAATCTGCCGGACAGAAGGTTTTCGCCAATCAAATGCATAAAAGAATGGACAATAAAGGGGCGTACGTCCAAGAGGGAGTCTACAAAGACGTCTACAGCGCGGCCAAAGTGCCGGGCGTCGAATACAATATAACTGATCTCAAAATCGCAGAAGAAACCGACAAAATGTTGAACCAAGAAATGAAGGCTCGTATGAGCCGCCGTGACGACTTCAATGAGAAAATGGAGCGATCGAAACGAACGTCCTCCAAAGAAACTGTCGAAGATAAAAGGGAATCTTTCAGTTTGAACCACGATAAGTCTAAGAGACCCGCCTCCGTTCAGAGACTCGTCGACCCATTCTCGTCAAAAGCATTTATTAATAACGAGCTCTCTAATATAGCTCAGGAGGAAAACTTGTCGCCCACTCTAGAGATCTCAGACGAAGAACCCCCGATCAGAGCGCATCGCATGAAGAGTGTTCACAGCGACTACATGTTCCACAGCGGAAGCATGCCTAAAAACATCCCTTATTTTAACCACAGCGTGGTTATGTCGGCATCAGTGTCGCCTCCTAAGAATATCCTGCATCAGAGTTCCGAAAACGTGAAGCATATACACCGATCTTCCGACCATGTCTGCGAGCTCCGCGATAAGCACGAGAAACGCGAGAAAGCTCACCGCGCCTCTAAGACTGAAGAGGCCTACGTGAACTCAGGACTTCGATCGCTCGGCGACGAGTACGTGGAGACCAGAAGCAGCATTGGCAAGTCGCACAGCTTCCGTTACGCTTCGGAATCTCCGTCGATCAGCTCTCAGGAGAGCCAGATGCCGAGTCTACCGGCTATCGTCGGTATATCCGAGCCCTTGCTCGAAAGTTGGGAGGTTAACTATAGGAGGAACGTGAGCGAACGACACGATCATACTAAAAGAGTATCCGCTAGGAACTACAGCATCCTCCATGGAACTGCTGAGGCGAACTATGACAGTTTACCCAGCACGGACAGTAGCTACATGGACAGCCTCAAAACTGACATGCACGATGACAAGAAGCTCTTCTCGAGCAGCATTCAAATAGGCATGGACAGCCATAAGAGAGACAGTGACATTTCTCAGATAGAGGCTAAAATCGATGATATAATAAGTTCGCCAAAGCCAATTATGGCACCAATACTCAAATCTAGCTCTTTAGATAGTGTTAAGAGTAGCCCTGAGAAGCAGGTGGAGGATAGAAGGAAAACTATTTCAGTAGAAAGCGCTTTGAGTCAAGGGGGAAGAATCAGTAACAATATGATTCAAAAAGAAAAGCAGGAAGCGGAAAACTATATATCTGTAACCATGATCAACAAAGAAAATACTCCAATCCAGATCAAAACTGATGCTCCAAAAATGAAGAAAAGTGATGAAAAACTTCAACAATCAGGTACCACTAAACCAGGAGTACCAGAATTTCTCAACATACAACTAAACAGAGTTGACGCAAAACCTACAACTAATGTAGTGCTGACGGCTAACGTAACGCCAAAGAAAATTGATAGTCCACAAGTCGAAAAAGAGTTTGAAACATTCGAAGTAATCGAAAGCAAGAGTCAAAGGAATTCAGTCGTCAGCAAAGTCGAGAGCGTGAGCGAAAATACTCAAATAGAATTAAAGAGTTCTCCAATAGTCGTTAAGAAGGCTACTTCCCAACCGCCTCTTACACCACAAAGTCCTTCAACTCCGAAAGCATTTTTCAAACGCAAATCAACGAGCGTCGAGATGCAAGACAGACCGGAGAAACCAAGGACTAATTCTTTAAGCACAGACGGTAGCACGGAGAAAATTTACGACAATATATCTATGGATCGGAAATCACATTCCAGTTTTGGAAGTAAGAGCTCTATTCAAAGCACAGATAGCAACGACATTAGAACACCAGATAGAAATGAAGAAACCGTCGTGTACAGAAAGAAACCTGTCATCTTGTCTAAAGAACTCCGCACTAGCGAACGCAGAAATGACGACGAGCCTGAACTTATGAAAGTTTTCGCGAGACGCTCTCTAAAACTAAAGGATTGCGAAGCCGAAACTCTTGCCCAAGAAATAGCGGAAGGTCTTAAAGAAGATCACGACAATGCAAATAGATCAAAGCTCCTCAAAAACGAGTTTAACGCTTCCATCAAATCTAGAGACAGCGACAAAGAAAACGATGACACATCATCTAAAACCAATGAAGAGAACAGGATGGTAGATATCGCCGCTCGCGTCAGTCAATTCGGCGTCCCACATTATCAAAGAAGCGTCAGTATCAACAGCGTATCGAATCCTAAAAGGGAAAGCGCGCCAGTATACAAAAGCGAAGCCAACAAATATAAAAAGGAAGTATCAGATTCTACGCCCGAGAAGAGATTAAGAAACAGAACATTTCCGGATCCTTCTAACGATAGGGAAGatattaaaaacataactaaatCTGAAGCTATGGCGTATAAAGCTGATACTTTAACCAAACGCCCATGGCAAAGGAAAGATGATGACAAGAGGCATTTATCAGTCGAGAAGGAAAAGCGAGAGAGTGCTGTGATAGAAAAGGAGGGAGATGAAGGTGAGAAAGAGAAGGAAGTGGTAGGGGGAGGTGTGGgtgtggggggaggggaggCGGACGCGTCGCCGCAGTTCAAGGGGATCCTGCAGATGCGCGCCGAGTGGGAGCGCCGCGCCAAGCAGGGGATGACCAAATAA
- the LOC134670635 gene encoding uncharacterized protein LOC134670635 isoform X4, which translates to MCFDSTSSNSSHPDSYRQDHSNRSDHSDYNLSEPALGVAPLSHSAAKHKMAVRPRRTHGAPRRKKTNPIAASALPITPELNEEMIRSTTPEVTHKTSEVVTESFSSSTTTKHHMIVNAQHQQLNRELTRVLETPADTRLKSSSLPPGLALSQMIGHSPAKLSIAEQNTPRSSIKRSKSSSQGQNLRDDNVTTSETQISYSQERVTKYRSDNKYAEESCHEKKSKSEKKIENEVIRSSKKEESFFSRLLLRKSGKKSKKDQPDGEGETKKSKTEKSTAQYKAMDTERSGFVYVDHGQGHKPVPAERTHKSAGQKVFANQMHKRMDNKGAYVQEGVYKDVYSAAKVPGVEYNITDLKIAEETDKMLNQEMKARMSRRDDFNEKMERSKRTSSKETVEDKRESFSLNHDKSKRPASVQRLVDPFSSKAFINNELSNIAQEENLSPTLEISDEEPPIRAHRMKSVHSDYMFHSGSMPKNIPYFNHSVVMSASVSPPKNILHQSSENVKHIHRSSDHVCELRDKHEKREKAHRASKTEEAYVNSGLRSLGDEYVETRSSIGKSHSFRYASESPSISSQESQMPSLPAIVGISEPLLESWEVNYRRNVSERHDHTKRVSARNYSILHGTAEANYDSLPSTDSSYMDSLKTDMHDDKKLFSSSIQIGMDSHKRDSDISQIEAKIDDIISSPKPIMAPILKSSSLDSVKSSPEKQVEDRRKTISVESALSQGGRISNNMIQKEKQEAENYISVTMINKENTPIQIKTDAPKMKKSDEKLQQSGTTKPGVPEFLNIQLNRVDAKPTTNVVLTANVTPKKIDSPQVEKEFETFEVIESKSQRNSVVSKVESVSENTQIELKSSPIVVKKATSQPPLTPQSPSTPKAFFKRKSTSVEMQDRPEKPRTNSLSTDGSTEKIYDNISMDRKSHSSFGSKSSIQSTDSNDIRTPDRNEETVVYRKKPVILSKELRTSERRNDDEPELMKVFARRSLKLKDCEAETLAQEIAEGLKEDHDNANRSKLLKNEFNASIKSRDSDKENDDTSSKTNEENRMVDIAARVSQFGVPHYQRSVSINSVSNPKRESAPVYKSEANKYKKEVSDSTPEKRLRNRTFPDPSNDREDIKNITKSEAMAYKADTLTKRPWQRKDDDKRHLSVEKEKRESAVIEKEGDEGEKEKEVVGGGVGVGGGEADASPQFKGILQMRAEWERRAKQGMTK; encoded by the exons ATGTGTTTTGATAGCACCTCCAGTAACTCATCCCATCCTGACTCATACCGTCAAGACCACTCCAACAGGAGCGACCACTCGGACTACA ACTTGTCGGAGCCGGCGTTGGGCGTCGCGCCGCTGTCTCACTCGGCCGCCAAACACAAGATGGCGGTTCGACCGCGGCGGACACACGGCGCGCCCAGGCGGAAGAAAACTAATCCT ATAGCCGCATCAGCCTTGCCAATCACGCCCGAACTGAACGAAGAAATGATACGAAGCACTACTCCTGAAGTCACCCATAAAACCTCAGAAGTTGTTACTG AATCATTCTCTTCATCGACCACTACGAAACATCACATGATCGTGAACGCACAACATCAGCAGTTGAACCGCGAGCTCACGCGAGTGCTCGAAACTCCGGCCGACACGCGCCTCAAATCCTCCTCACTACCCCCTGGTCTGGCCTTAAGCCAGATGATCGGACACTCCCCCGCAAAACTCTCCATTGCCGAACAAAATACCCCTAGATCTTCGATCAAAAGGTCAAAGTCCAGCTCACAAGGACAAAACCTCAGAGACGACAATGTAACCACTAGTGAGACCCAGATCAGTTACTCTCAGGAACGCGTCACGAAATACAGGTCTGATAATAAGTATGCCGAAGAATCTTGCCATGAAAAGAAGTCTAAATCGGAAAAGAAAATAGAGAACGAAGTGATCAGGTCGTCGAAGAAGGAGGAGTCGTTCTTCAGTCGGCTACTTTTAAGAAAGAGTGGGAAGAAGTCGAAGAAAGATCAGCCAGATGGCGAAGGAGAGACTAAGAAATCTAAAACTGAAAAGTCCACGGCGCAGTATAAAGCTATGGATACAGAGAGAAGCGGATTTGTTTATGTTGATCATGGACAAGGGCACAAACCGGTGCCCGCTGAGAGAACCCACAAATCTGCCGGACAGAAGGTTTTCGCCAATCAAATGCATAAAAGAATGGACAATAAAGGGGCGTACGTCCAAGAGGGAGTCTACAAAGACGTCTACAGCGCGGCCAAAGTGCCGGGCGTCGAATACAATATAACTGATCTCAAAATCGCAGAAGAAACCGACAAAATGTTGAACCAAGAAATGAAGGCTCGTATGAGCCGCCGTGACGACTTCAATGAGAAAATGGAGCGATCGAAACGAACGTCCTCCAAAGAAACTGTCGAAGATAAAAGGGAATCTTTCAGTTTGAACCACGATAAGTCTAAGAGACCCGCCTCCGTTCAGAGACTCGTCGACCCATTCTCGTCAAAAGCATTTATTAATAACGAGCTCTCTAATATAGCTCAGGAGGAAAACTTGTCGCCCACTCTAGAGATCTCAGACGAAGAACCCCCGATCAGAGCGCATCGCATGAAGAGTGTTCACAGCGACTACATGTTCCACAGCGGAAGCATGCCTAAAAACATCCCTTATTTTAACCACAGCGTGGTTATGTCGGCATCAGTGTCGCCTCCTAAGAATATCCTGCATCAGAGTTCCGAAAACGTGAAGCATATACACCGATCTTCCGACCATGTCTGCGAGCTCCGCGATAAGCACGAGAAACGCGAGAAAGCTCACCGCGCCTCTAAGACTGAAGAGGCCTACGTGAACTCAGGACTTCGATCGCTCGGCGACGAGTACGTGGAGACCAGAAGCAGCATTGGCAAGTCGCACAGCTTCCGTTACGCTTCGGAATCTCCGTCGATCAGCTCTCAGGAGAGCCAGATGCCGAGTCTACCGGCTATCGTCGGTATATCCGAGCCCTTGCTCGAAAGTTGGGAGGTTAACTATAGGAGGAACGTGAGCGAACGACACGATCATACTAAAAGAGTATCCGCTAGGAACTACAGCATCCTCCATGGAACTGCTGAGGCGAACTATGACAGTTTACCCAGCACGGACAGTAGCTACATGGACAGCCTCAAAACTGACATGCACGATGACAAGAAGCTCTTCTCGAGCAGCATTCAAATAGGCATGGACAGCCATAAGAGAGACAGTGACATTTCTCAGATAGAGGCTAAAATCGATGATATAATAAGTTCGCCAAAGCCAATTATGGCACCAATACTCAAATCTAGCTCTTTAGATAGTGTTAAGAGTAGCCCTGAGAAGCAGGTGGAGGATAGAAGGAAAACTATTTCAGTAGAAAGCGCTTTGAGTCAAGGGGGAAGAATCAGTAACAATATGATTCAAAAAGAAAAGCAGGAAGCGGAAAACTATATATCTGTAACCATGATCAACAAAGAAAATACTCCAATCCAGATCAAAACTGATGCTCCAAAAATGAAGAAAAGTGATGAAAAACTTCAACAATCAGGTACCACTAAACCAGGAGTACCAGAATTTCTCAACATACAACTAAACAGAGTTGACGCAAAACCTACAACTAATGTAGTGCTGACGGCTAACGTAACGCCAAAGAAAATTGATAGTCCACAAGTCGAAAAAGAGTTTGAAACATTCGAAGTAATCGAAAGCAAGAGTCAAAGGAATTCAGTCGTCAGCAAAGTCGAGAGCGTGAGCGAAAATACTCAAATAGAATTAAAGAGTTCTCCAATAGTCGTTAAGAAGGCTACTTCCCAACCGCCTCTTACACCACAAAGTCCTTCAACTCCGAAAGCATTTTTCAAACGCAAATCAACGAGCGTCGAGATGCAAGACAGACCGGAGAAACCAAGGACTAATTCTTTAAGCACAGACGGTAGCACGGAGAAAATTTACGACAATATATCTATGGATCGGAAATCACATTCCAGTTTTGGAAGTAAGAGCTCTATTCAAAGCACAGATAGCAACGACATTAGAACACCAGATAGAAATGAAGAAACCGTCGTGTACAGAAAGAAACCTGTCATCTTGTCTAAAGAACTCCGCACTAGCGAACGCAGAAATGACGACGAGCCTGAACTTATGAAAGTTTTCGCGAGACGCTCTCTAAAACTAAAGGATTGCGAAGCCGAAACTCTTGCCCAAGAAATAGCGGAAGGTCTTAAAGAAGATCACGACAATGCAAATAGATCAAAGCTCCTCAAAAACGAGTTTAACGCTTCCATCAAATCTAGAGACAGCGACAAAGAAAACGATGACACATCATCTAAAACCAATGAAGAGAACAGGATGGTAGATATCGCCGCTCGCGTCAGTCAATTCGGCGTCCCACATTATCAAAGAAGCGTCAGTATCAACAGCGTATCGAATCCTAAAAGGGAAAGCGCGCCAGTATACAAAAGCGAAGCCAACAAATATAAAAAGGAAGTATCAGATTCTACGCCCGAGAAGAGATTAAGAAACAGAACATTTCCGGATCCTTCTAACGATAGGGAAGatattaaaaacataactaaatCTGAAGCTATGGCGTATAAAGCTGATACTTTAACCAAACGCCCATGGCAAAGGAAAGATGATGACAAGAGGCATTTATCAGTCGAGAAGGAAAAGCGAGAGAGTGCTGTGATAGAAAAGGAGGGAGATGAAGGTGAGAAAGAGAAGGAAGTGGTAGGGGGAGGTGTGGgtgtggggggaggggaggCGGACGCGTCGCCGCAGTTCAAGGGGATCCTGCAGATGCGCGCCGAGTGGGAGCGCCGCGCCAAGCAGGGGATGACCAAATAA